In Bradyrhizobium lablabi, one DNA window encodes the following:
- a CDS encoding CHAT domain-containing protein, giving the protein MARSVKLNNAQEWTVVTTAAGGARRAAGRRAATAPEAIPSAFLAPEVAVDRVMEVTPTGTRRAAGVPMIDLSVVPDSSERYALAIRHPSGALTFHAPELETGPRRGRAAAAVSFRFRVTLRGGQATAGRRGVVSAAVKLILLKVGNKIVDALLPTLAAKAEAALWKKAGLAEGWFKLDEASLKSGKLRPGAPGGASASRRALLFLHGTFSDAASAFKGLAEMQFFAQVKPIYGEEIYAFNHFTVSKTPEENARELLAGLPNREFSFDVITHSRGGLVVRSLVERRSALGAAANRFKLRHAVLVASPNDGTPLATPNRWEATVGWFANLLELFPDNPLTFGAGFVANAIVWIAQRAAGGLPGIASMDTAGEMIADLQGPPPPPASAYSALVSNFTPTGNIIERMADVGVDAFFGAANDLVVPSAGGWLIDRADGPPSIPPDRIGCFGFGGNFPSDLSPVNHLNFFGRAETGKFLAEALSGTPHGLPQINPSLPLPDGRSRRGIAEVATAASAGLPVAPAVLPVVAAATGPRLPRVSADHSVFSDALQLMLIDPQSRSEPPAGQGKRNGGNRSRGKDGPGMPQPYQLLATYGGARIVQPFTARGGQEGQRWHDIIEMHERMKKYVDGDIGSGAPTDDDLINYGTLLFDTLFPREIRRLYDVARSRERDGHLNVIFTSMIPWVADKPWEFAFDPDRKTFLATQELHFIRNALTAVPVQVIPPKPGPLRILVAVAQPIGTAKLSSEQEEAVIQRGFQPLIEAGLVELEVLRATTPTALHRWLSATSYDVVHFIGHGGFDEASGEGYLIFEDDKGAVFNVGARNACEILCQRGIRLVFLNACETGRGEARGTPKRKADFNRGIASALVANGVPAVVANQFSVRDDAATEFSQHFYWSLAQGATFGSAAREARIAVNYSTSHDAIDWAVPVVYARDPEGRICVQRELTRDAMRTPLVSSSARSATDQHEFRVAVWDVNHIFPELENTVRRMNGAQGRFGFEVVDISLPLGAWQQVKGDGLQLNADIAARGLNNKRQELGVDFLFCIIDKPITYKDDKVYTGYTCWWSSRGQENIIIFGAVYDNKPTQGPGADHLVGNAVVQGLTGILADTGTHARGPKDCPLYWNDQLDMSLDIGPQRFDKVCERKLKKIIPQDLPALKALLSAFD; this is encoded by the coding sequence GTGGCACGCTCGGTAAAATTGAACAATGCACAAGAGTGGACCGTCGTAACGACGGCTGCGGGGGGCGCCCGCCGCGCCGCCGGTCGGCGCGCTGCGACTGCGCCTGAAGCCATACCATCGGCATTCCTGGCGCCCGAGGTCGCCGTCGATCGGGTCATGGAGGTGACGCCGACCGGGACGCGGCGGGCCGCAGGTGTCCCGATGATTGATTTGTCGGTCGTGCCGGATTCAAGCGAGAGATACGCGCTGGCGATCAGGCATCCATCCGGTGCGCTCACCTTTCACGCACCTGAGCTTGAGACGGGACCGCGGCGGGGACGGGCCGCGGCCGCGGTCAGCTTCCGGTTTCGCGTCACCTTGCGCGGCGGTCAGGCGACAGCCGGTCGACGCGGCGTCGTGAGCGCGGCCGTCAAGCTAATTCTCCTGAAGGTGGGCAACAAGATCGTCGACGCCTTGTTGCCGACACTCGCCGCCAAGGCCGAAGCCGCGCTGTGGAAGAAGGCAGGGCTTGCCGAGGGTTGGTTTAAACTCGACGAGGCCTCGTTGAAGTCGGGCAAATTGCGCCCCGGTGCACCCGGCGGAGCTAGCGCCTCCCGTCGGGCCTTGCTGTTTCTTCATGGCACATTTTCAGACGCGGCTTCGGCGTTCAAGGGCCTCGCCGAGATGCAGTTCTTTGCGCAGGTGAAGCCGATCTACGGCGAGGAGATATACGCGTTCAACCACTTCACGGTGAGCAAGACGCCGGAGGAAAACGCCCGCGAATTGCTCGCAGGCCTGCCCAATCGCGAATTCTCGTTCGACGTCATCACCCATTCGCGTGGCGGGTTGGTTGTTCGCAGTCTGGTCGAGCGCAGGAGCGCGCTGGGGGCTGCTGCGAACCGTTTCAAATTGCGACATGCCGTTCTGGTGGCTTCGCCGAACGATGGAACGCCGCTCGCCACTCCGAACCGCTGGGAGGCGACGGTGGGTTGGTTCGCCAATCTTCTTGAACTATTCCCCGACAACCCGCTGACTTTCGGGGCCGGTTTCGTGGCGAACGCAATCGTCTGGATCGCGCAGCGCGCCGCCGGCGGCCTGCCCGGCATTGCATCGATGGACACCGCCGGCGAGATGATCGCCGATTTGCAGGGACCGCCGCCGCCACCCGCCTCGGCCTATTCGGCGCTGGTTTCGAACTTCACGCCGACGGGAAATATTATTGAGCGCATGGCCGATGTCGGCGTCGACGCATTCTTCGGCGCCGCGAATGATCTGGTTGTGCCGAGCGCCGGCGGATGGCTGATCGACCGCGCCGATGGACCTCCGTCAATTCCGCCTGACCGGATTGGCTGCTTTGGGTTCGGCGGGAATTTTCCATCCGATCTGTCCCCGGTCAATCATCTGAATTTTTTTGGACGCGCCGAGACAGGCAAATTTCTGGCAGAGGCGCTTAGCGGAACGCCGCACGGATTGCCGCAAATCAACCCTTCGCTGCCGCTTCCCGACGGCCGAAGCCGACGCGGAATCGCCGAGGTCGCTACCGCCGCGTCTGCCGGGCTCCCGGTCGCTCCGGCCGTGCTACCGGTCGTCGCTGCCGCGACCGGACCGCGACTGCCGCGCGTTTCGGCCGATCATTCGGTGTTCAGCGATGCCCTGCAGCTCATGCTCATCGATCCGCAATCGCGTTCGGAGCCGCCGGCCGGCCAAGGCAAACGGAATGGCGGCAATCGAAGCCGCGGGAAGGATGGGCCCGGCATGCCGCAGCCATATCAATTGCTCGCGACCTATGGAGGTGCCCGCATCGTCCAGCCGTTTACTGCAAGGGGAGGCCAGGAGGGTCAACGCTGGCACGATATCATTGAGATGCACGAGCGCATGAAGAAGTACGTCGACGGCGACATCGGCTCGGGCGCGCCGACCGACGACGACCTCATCAACTACGGTACGCTGCTGTTCGATACGCTGTTCCCGCGTGAGATCAGACGGCTGTATGACGTTGCGCGCTCTCGTGAGCGGGACGGACATCTGAACGTGATTTTCACCTCAATGATCCCATGGGTAGCGGACAAGCCGTGGGAATTCGCCTTCGATCCTGACCGGAAGACGTTCCTGGCGACCCAGGAACTGCATTTTATCCGGAACGCCCTGACGGCGGTGCCGGTGCAGGTGATTCCGCCGAAACCCGGTCCACTGCGTATTCTTGTAGCCGTCGCGCAGCCGATAGGTACCGCAAAGCTCTCTTCGGAACAGGAGGAAGCCGTCATTCAGCGCGGCTTTCAGCCGCTGATCGAGGCAGGACTCGTTGAACTCGAGGTCCTTCGCGCCACCACACCGACGGCGCTGCACCGCTGGCTTTCTGCCACGAGCTACGATGTCGTGCATTTCATCGGACATGGCGGTTTTGACGAAGCTAGCGGAGAGGGATATCTCATCTTCGAGGACGATAAAGGGGCGGTGTTCAACGTCGGCGCGCGAAACGCCTGCGAAATACTTTGTCAACGCGGCATTCGCCTGGTTTTCCTGAATGCGTGCGAAACCGGGCGCGGCGAAGCCCGGGGGACGCCGAAACGCAAGGCGGATTTCAACCGCGGCATTGCGTCCGCATTGGTGGCAAACGGCGTTCCCGCGGTCGTCGCCAATCAGTTCAGCGTTCGGGACGACGCGGCGACCGAGTTTTCGCAGCATTTTTACTGGTCGCTGGCGCAGGGCGCTACGTTCGGGAGCGCCGCCCGCGAGGCGCGCATCGCGGTAAACTATTCGACCAGCCATGACGCCATCGATTGGGCGGTGCCGGTGGTTTACGCGCGCGATCCTGAAGGCCGCATCTGCGTGCAGCGCGAGCTGACGCGCGATGCGATGCGCACGCCGCTCGTTTCCTCCAGCGCACGAAGCGCCACCGACCAGCACGAATTCCGTGTTGCCGTATGGGACGTCAATCATATATTCCCGGAACTTGAGAACACGGTTCGGCGGATGAATGGGGCACAGGGCCGGTTCGGATTTGAAGTCGTTGATATTTCGCTTCCGTTGGGCGCCTGGCAGCAGGTCAAGGGAGATGGGTTGCAGCTCAACGCCGATATCGCGGCGCGTGGCCTGAACAACAAACGTCAGGAACTTGGCGTCGATTTCCTGTTCTGCATTATCGATAAGCCGATCACTTACAAGGACGACAAGGTTTACACCGGCTACACCTGCTGGTGGTCGTCTCGCGGGCAGGAGAACATCATTATCTTCGGGGCGGTTTACGACAATAAACCGACCCAAGGCCCGGGGGCCGATCATCTCGTCGGCAACGCAGTGGTGCAGGGATTGACGGGCATCCTTGCCGACACCGGAACGCATGCGCGCGGGCCGAAGGATTGTCCGCTGTACTGGAATGACCAACTCGACATGAGTCTCGACATCGGCCCGCAGCGATTCGACAAAGTCTGCGAGCGCAAGCTGAAGAAAATAATACCTCAGGATCTGCCAGCATTGAAGGCTCTGCTTTCGGCCTTCGACTAG
- a CDS encoding CHAD domain-containing protein → MACDTVFRVLSRRYLSDLTASHEATCRGDPTALHQMRIALTRLRTAILFFVPMIDDPMRMRIKAELKWLNSQLGGVRDLDVAMERLGAVNKARPQAISCYRSWNEKREQGHRQLTRALRSARYRRLIETMSGWVESGPWSIKKGRQAAQERASPIAAFGAGRLRGWREKLLKKSHKLQKMGTKKRHRLRLLNKKLSYSIEFFEDLFPDERFSRQQTALKHLRKAQRSLGQLNDDAQGHSLAAALQQDGAQAPLQFLSPKRERRLIRTAAMAYRKLAEMKP, encoded by the coding sequence ATGGCGTGCGACACGGTATTTCGGGTTCTGTCGCGCCGCTATCTCTCCGACCTGACCGCAAGCCACGAGGCCACCTGCCGGGGCGATCCGACCGCACTGCATCAAATGCGCATCGCGCTGACGCGGCTGCGCACCGCGATCCTGTTTTTCGTGCCGATGATCGATGATCCCATGCGGATGCGGATCAAGGCCGAACTGAAATGGCTCAACAGTCAGCTTGGCGGCGTGCGCGATCTGGACGTCGCGATGGAGCGGCTCGGCGCCGTCAACAAAGCGCGGCCGCAGGCGATTTCCTGTTATCGGAGCTGGAACGAAAAGCGCGAACAAGGCCATCGCCAACTGACGCGGGCGCTGCGCTCGGCGCGGTATCGCCGCCTGATCGAAACCATGTCCGGATGGGTGGAGAGCGGACCCTGGTCGATCAAGAAGGGCAGACAGGCGGCTCAGGAGCGCGCCTCCCCGATCGCGGCCTTTGGCGCAGGCCGGCTGCGGGGATGGCGGGAGAAGCTTCTGAAGAAGAGCCACAAGCTTCAAAAAATGGGCACGAAAAAACGCCACCGGCTGCGGCTGTTGAACAAGAAGCTGAGCTATTCCATCGAATTCTTCGAGGACCTGTTTCCGGACGAGCGGTTTTCACGGCAACAGACGGCGCTAAAACATCTGCGCAAGGCGCAACGATCGCTCGGCCAACTGAACGATGATGCCCAGGGCCATTCGCTGGCCGCCGCCCTGCAACAAGACGGCGCCCAGGCGCCTTTGCAATTTCTCAGCCCAAAGCGCGAGCGGCGCCTGATCCGGACCGCGGCTATGGCCTACCGCAAGCTCGCCGAGATGAAGCCTTAG
- a CDS encoding zinc-dependent alcohol dehydrogenase family protein, with the protein MRAMVLAAPKAPLQMQEREDPQPGEGEIRVTVRACGVCRTDLHVVDAELPGIKYPIIPGHEIVGRVDLLGPNVTTHAIGDRVGIPWLGYTCGVCRFCREGMENLCDRPLFSGYTRDGGYATHTIADARYAFLLGEDGDDVAIAPLLCAGLIGWRSLVKAGSAERLGIYGFGAAGHIVAQVARWQGRSVYAFTRSGDTAAQDFARSLGAVWAGASDQLPDAPLDAAIIYAPAGALVPAALRAVRKGGKVVCAGIHMSDIPSFPYRILWEERQLVSVANLTRQDGLDFLKIVPQAGIRTQTTAFPLAEANDVLTRLRTGQILGAAVLKP; encoded by the coding sequence ATGCGTGCAATGGTGTTAGCGGCTCCGAAGGCGCCCCTGCAGATGCAAGAACGCGAGGATCCGCAGCCCGGCGAGGGCGAAATTCGCGTCACCGTCCGTGCGTGCGGCGTCTGCCGGACCGATCTTCATGTCGTCGATGCCGAACTTCCCGGCATAAAATATCCCATCATTCCCGGACATGAAATCGTCGGCCGCGTCGACCTGCTCGGGCCCAATGTCACGACGCATGCGATCGGCGACCGGGTCGGTATCCCCTGGCTCGGATATACCTGCGGCGTCTGCCGGTTCTGCAGGGAAGGCATGGAGAACCTGTGCGACCGCCCGCTGTTCAGCGGCTATACGCGCGACGGCGGCTATGCCACGCATACCATTGCTGATGCGCGCTATGCCTTCCTGCTCGGCGAGGACGGCGACGATGTTGCGATCGCGCCCTTGTTGTGCGCCGGCCTGATCGGCTGGCGCTCGCTGGTGAAGGCGGGCAGCGCAGAGCGGCTCGGCATCTATGGGTTTGGCGCGGCCGGGCACATCGTTGCCCAGGTGGCGCGCTGGCAGGGCCGGTCCGTCTATGCCTTCACCCGATCCGGCGATACCGCGGCGCAGGATTTTGCCCGCAGCCTGGGGGCGGTATGGGCCGGCGCGTCGGACCAGTTGCCGGACGCCCCGCTCGATGCCGCCATCATCTACGCCCCCGCCGGCGCCTTGGTGCCGGCGGCGCTGCGTGCGGTGCGCAAGGGCGGCAAGGTGGTCTGCGCCGGAATTCACATGAGCGATATTCCGAGCTTTCCCTACCGCATTCTGTGGGAAGAACGCCAATTGGTGTCGGTTGCGAACCTGACCCGCCAGGACGGGCTGGATTTCCTCAAAATTGTCCCGCAGGCTGGGATAAGAACACAGACCACCGCCTTCCCGCTTGCCGAGGCTAACGACGTCCTGACAAGACTGCGCACCGGGCAAATCCTCGGGGCCGCAGTCCTCAAACCCTAA
- a CDS encoding amidohydrolase family protein, whose protein sequence is MTTRRNFLKTAAATGIAFCSCGLLDAAHTQPRAPRLPVKINGKRVLTVDVHSHCYFHEAITLMGDGADKVLPPVKGVPEHFIVIEQRLKEMDDMAIDMEVLSINPFWYGKDRDIAAEIVKVNNEKLAELCASRPDRFAAFASLSLQFPDLAVQQLDTAVRKQGLRGAAIGANVLGEDFSDPKFHPIWAKAEDLGAVLFIHPQSTPELAKRFRGNGWLSNTIGNPLDTTIALQHLIFEGTLDRFPGLKIIAAHGGGFLPSYAARGDHACFVSPQSCSPNIVLKKKPSEYLNQLHFDAMVFTAEGLRHLVAQVGASQVMLGTDHPIPWEQHPVDQVFATTTLTDRQKAAILGGNAARLFGLKEA, encoded by the coding sequence ATGACCACCCGCAGAAACTTTTTGAAAACTGCCGCCGCAACGGGGATCGCGTTCTGCAGTTGCGGCCTGCTCGATGCGGCGCACACGCAACCGCGGGCCCCGCGCCTGCCGGTCAAGATCAACGGCAAACGCGTGTTGACCGTCGATGTCCACTCCCACTGCTATTTTCATGAAGCCATCACCCTTATGGGTGACGGGGCCGACAAGGTGCTGCCGCCGGTCAAGGGCGTGCCGGAGCACTTCATCGTCATCGAGCAGCGCCTGAAGGAAATGGACGACATGGCGATCGACATGGAGGTGCTGTCGATCAATCCGTTCTGGTATGGCAAGGACCGCGATATCGCCGCCGAGATCGTCAAGGTGAACAACGAGAAACTGGCGGAGCTCTGTGCCTCGCGGCCGGACCGGTTCGCAGCGTTCGCCTCGCTGTCGCTGCAGTTCCCGGACCTTGCCGTTCAACAACTCGACACCGCGGTCAGGAAGCAGGGCCTGCGCGGCGCCGCGATCGGCGCCAACGTGCTGGGGGAGGATTTCTCCGATCCGAAATTCCACCCGATATGGGCCAAGGCCGAAGATCTCGGCGCGGTTCTATTCATTCATCCGCAAAGCACGCCGGAGCTCGCCAAGCGCTTCCGTGGCAATGGCTGGCTGTCGAACACCATCGGCAATCCGCTCGACACCACGATCGCCCTGCAGCACTTGATTTTCGAGGGAACGCTCGACCGCTTCCCCGGCCTGAAGATCATTGCGGCCCATGGCGGCGGCTTTCTGCCGTCCTATGCCGCGCGCGGCGATCATGCCTGCTTCGTGTCGCCGCAGAGCTGCAGTCCGAATATCGTGCTGAAAAAGAAGCCCTCGGAATATCTCAACCAGCTCCATTTCGACGCGATGGTGTTTACCGCGGAGGGGTTGCGGCATCTCGTGGCGCAGGTCGGCGCCAGCCAGGTGATGCTTGGCACCGACCACCCGATCCCCTGGGAACAGCATCCGGTCGACCAGGTGTTCGCGACCACGACCCTCACCGACAGGCAGAAAGCGGCGATTTTGGGCGGCAACGCCGCGCGCCTGTTCGGGCTGAAGGAGGCTTGA
- a CDS encoding Bug family tripartite tricarboxylate transporter substrate binding protein, whose amino-acid sequence MRLFHSLAAALALLLSSNAVAQTPYPDHPIKMIVPLAAASAVDVAARIVTQKMAENMGQQIVIINQPGASGLIGAEQVARAEPDGYTIGGFNDSIMTMVPNLQSNMRWDILKDFAPVSLVATVEWGLIAGNKTPYKNAADLIAAAKAAPGSIDYGSGGPGSPQHLAMAMFASSAGISLMHVPYKGATQAATDVAAGQIPVGFQGLGTVAALVRSGQLRLIGVTTAKRLPQFPDVPTVDESGLPGFFFNSWFAMMAPAGTPRDIVARLNAETLKALADPEVRGKLENLGFSVRGSSPEELGAMTREQLAKYARVIKEMGITIE is encoded by the coding sequence ATGCGCTTGTTTCATTCGCTGGCCGCAGCGCTCGCGCTGCTCTTGAGCTCGAACGCGGTCGCGCAGACGCCCTATCCGGACCACCCGATCAAGATGATCGTGCCGCTGGCGGCCGCGAGCGCGGTCGATGTCGCCGCTCGAATCGTGACGCAGAAGATGGCCGAGAACATGGGTCAGCAGATCGTCATCATCAACCAGCCGGGCGCGTCGGGCTTGATCGGCGCCGAACAGGTCGCAAGAGCCGAGCCTGACGGTTACACGATCGGCGGCTTCAACGACAGCATTATGACCATGGTGCCCAACCTGCAGTCCAACATGCGTTGGGACATCCTGAAGGATTTCGCGCCGGTGTCGCTGGTCGCGACGGTAGAGTGGGGCCTGATCGCGGGCAACAAGACGCCCTACAAGAATGCGGCGGATCTGATCGCGGCGGCCAAGGCCGCGCCCGGCAGTATCGATTATGGCTCTGGCGGTCCGGGCAGCCCGCAACATCTGGCGATGGCGATGTTCGCCTCGAGCGCGGGCATTTCGCTGATGCATGTGCCCTATAAGGGCGCCACGCAGGCGGCGACCGACGTCGCCGCCGGGCAGATTCCGGTCGGCTTCCAGGGCCTGGGGACCGTCGCAGCGCTGGTGCGCAGCGGCCAGCTCAGGCTGATCGGGGTCACCACCGCGAAGCGGCTGCCGCAATTCCCTGACGTGCCGACGGTAGATGAATCCGGTCTGCCCGGGTTCTTCTTCAACTCCTGGTTTGCGATGATGGCGCCGGCCGGAACGCCAAGGGACATCGTTGCCCGGCTGAACGCCGAAACGCTTAAGGCGCTGGCTGATCCGGAGGTTCGCGGGAAGCTCGAGAATTTGGGTTTTTCGGTGCGCGGCAGCTCGCCCGAGGAACTGGGTGCGATGACGCGCGAGCAGCTCGCCAAATATGCGCGCGTGATCAAGGAAATGGGCATCACGATCGAATAG
- a CDS encoding ATP-binding protein — translation MSCLVCLSTLKAGDLYCSSCGAVVPEHPPKPQAAEVRGRIAGERKYLTVLCADLQRSTDLISELDPEAAISRLEPALIAMRTAVRRNRGIVSKEGGDGLIALFGAPHADDNHAVMACHAAVELVRRIKLLNDPALQVRVGVHSGYVVAHVIEADFSSIYEAGGPAVHLVKRLESAAQAGQIVVSESCQNLSAGLVRFNALAPKRLEGFSAPVPCYELAEISGLTRWRARSSKGLSSFVGRADEISLLEQAARDVGSSGQIMALVGTAGIGKSRMAHELVGTLRQDDWQVLEAECNPLEQAVPYALLKKLLRNVLQAGNLNPSDQPEFSEGDALPHSDLWPAALCAVLDQPVGDPRWRELEPLLRRRAITDAALYTVDKVISTRPTILLLEDLHWIDGQSETAIEALMSLAASRPLLVLLTWRTENTPGWLAGLDVRRIWLRSLDLASANALLDDLFGAGASFNALKAHVLRHTGQVPLFIEEVARQLINRGILETDAGRFASKAPWDALEIPPTVQGVISSRIDRLPKEDKALLQLAAVVGPRVSAHLLTTVTGMPAVQLQSRLWSLEILDFLVESRWIASSDYEFAHDLIREVAYDSILRPQREELHRRILAALEAGSAGREEDVAEALCHHAVKAQDWVKADRYGHLAAKKAFARSAFRDATGYYRIAMDAVEKQPPSIQREQRAIDLRIEARLAYAPLGGIEEWFGLCRDAQARSEKIGDEQRRLASTVAKAVALNFYGPPIEAITEAEQAVALAHKLGDTAWLSYAEYVHGQAFFIAGRYRDAELLLNQASARLASAPENVPPGTTGSSLLVLCQMMKAIVCASTGDYDESEQCSRQGSKLARKNDRPYDIIAADYGRGIVKMSHGDFDEAETALNEAAMLSRENEVRLFLPLVLCALGNLYLQRGQPAKASDILIEAKREAEALSQSGGILLASAYLASACAQLGDVPRGLEIARASQAVAKQKGYQVIEALALLSEAGILSMQGASATGEAIARLERTIEIATRLGTRPLLGTAKGILARLLAASGRKSEAQDELLQAIDLFAKSKMTAQLERAKATLSKFSDL, via the coding sequence GTGTCTTGTCTGGTCTGTCTATCGACCCTGAAGGCAGGCGATCTGTATTGCTCGTCCTGCGGGGCGGTCGTCCCGGAACACCCCCCCAAGCCGCAGGCCGCGGAAGTTCGCGGCCGAATCGCCGGCGAACGCAAATACCTCACCGTCCTCTGTGCCGATCTGCAGCGCTCGACCGATTTGATCTCGGAACTCGATCCGGAGGCGGCCATTTCGCGATTGGAGCCGGCGCTGATCGCCATGCGTACCGCTGTCAGGCGCAACCGCGGGATCGTCAGCAAGGAGGGGGGCGACGGGCTGATCGCGCTGTTTGGCGCCCCGCACGCCGACGACAATCATGCCGTCATGGCTTGTCACGCCGCCGTCGAACTGGTTCGCCGCATCAAGCTCTTGAACGACCCGGCGCTTCAGGTCCGGGTGGGCGTTCACTCCGGCTATGTGGTCGCACACGTTATCGAGGCCGACTTCTCCTCGATCTATGAGGCGGGGGGTCCTGCGGTGCATCTGGTCAAGCGGCTGGAAAGCGCCGCGCAGGCCGGACAGATCGTGGTGTCGGAATCCTGCCAGAACCTGTCCGCGGGATTGGTGCGTTTCAACGCGCTCGCGCCGAAGCGGCTGGAGGGATTTTCCGCGCCGGTTCCCTGCTATGAGCTCGCCGAGATCAGCGGACTGACGCGCTGGCGCGCCCGCTCGAGCAAGGGGCTCTCTTCGTTCGTCGGCCGCGCGGACGAGATTTCCCTGCTCGAGCAGGCGGCGCGGGATGTCGGCTCGTCCGGACAGATCATGGCGCTGGTGGGGACGGCCGGGATTGGAAAATCCCGAATGGCCCACGAACTCGTCGGCACCTTGCGGCAGGACGACTGGCAGGTGCTGGAAGCGGAATGCAACCCGCTCGAGCAGGCCGTTCCCTATGCGCTATTGAAGAAGCTGCTGCGGAACGTGCTGCAGGCGGGCAACCTCAACCCTTCGGATCAGCCTGAATTTTCCGAAGGCGATGCGCTGCCGCATTCCGATCTCTGGCCTGCCGCACTATGTGCCGTGCTCGACCAGCCGGTCGGTGATCCGCGCTGGCGCGAGCTCGAGCCGCTGCTGCGGCGGCGCGCGATCACCGACGCCGCGCTCTACACGGTCGACAAGGTGATTTCGACGCGCCCGACCATTCTGTTGCTGGAGGACCTGCACTGGATCGATGGCCAAAGCGAGACCGCCATCGAGGCCTTGATGTCGCTTGCCGCAAGCCGCCCGCTGCTGGTGCTGCTGACCTGGCGGACCGAGAATACGCCGGGATGGCTGGCGGGACTCGATGTTCGCCGGATCTGGCTGCGCTCGCTCGATCTCGCCTCGGCCAACGCCTTGCTCGACGACCTATTTGGTGCCGGAGCCAGTTTCAACGCGCTCAAGGCCCATGTGCTGCGCCACACCGGTCAGGTCCCGCTTTTCATCGAGGAAGTCGCCCGGCAATTGATCAATCGCGGAATTCTGGAGACCGATGCCGGCCGCTTTGCCAGCAAGGCTCCCTGGGATGCGCTGGAAATTCCGCCGACGGTGCAGGGGGTCATTTCGTCCCGGATCGATCGATTGCCGAAGGAGGACAAAGCCCTTCTCCAGCTCGCCGCCGTGGTCGGGCCGCGGGTTTCGGCCCATCTGCTGACGACGGTGACCGGCATGCCGGCGGTGCAACTGCAAAGCCGGCTGTGGTCGCTGGAGATCCTGGATTTTCTGGTGGAGTCGCGATGGATTGCGTCCTCCGACTATGAATTTGCCCACGATTTGATCCGCGAGGTTGCCTATGATTCGATCCTGCGGCCCCAACGCGAGGAGCTGCACCGCCGGATCTTGGCGGCCCTGGAGGCCGGCTCCGCCGGCCGCGAGGAGGACGTCGCGGAAGCGCTCTGCCACCACGCCGTCAAGGCGCAGGACTGGGTGAAGGCGGACCGTTACGGGCACCTGGCCGCGAAAAAGGCGTTCGCAAGGTCGGCGTTTCGGGATGCCACGGGATACTACCGGATTGCGATGGACGCGGTCGAAAAGCAGCCGCCGTCGATCCAGCGCGAGCAGCGGGCGATCGACCTGCGGATCGAGGCCCGGCTTGCCTATGCTCCGCTGGGAGGCATCGAGGAATGGTTCGGTCTTTGTCGCGATGCACAGGCGCGCTCCGAGAAAATCGGGGACGAACAGCGACGGCTGGCATCGACCGTCGCCAAGGCGGTGGCGCTGAATTTCTATGGACCGCCCATTGAAGCCATCACCGAGGCCGAGCAGGCTGTCGCGCTGGCCCACAAATTGGGCGACACAGCCTGGCTCAGCTACGCCGAGTATGTCCACGGTCAGGCCTTTTTCATCGCCGGGCGCTATCGGGACGCGGAGCTGCTTCTAAATCAGGCCAGCGCGCGGCTCGCCAGCGCACCGGAAAACGTCCCGCCGGGAACCACGGGGTCAAGCCTTCTCGTGCTCTGTCAAATGATGAAAGCCATCGTTTGCGCGTCGACGGGCGACTACGACGAATCCGAGCAGTGCTCCCGGCAGGGGAGCAAACTCGCCCGGAAAAACGATCGGCCTTACGACATCATCGCGGCCGATTATGGCCGCGGCATTGTAAAAATGAGCCATGGCGATTTCGATGAGGCGGAAACGGCCCTCAATGAAGCCGCGATGCTGTCGCGCGAGAACGAGGTCCGGCTGTTCTTGCCCCTCGTGCTGTGCGCGCTCGGAAACCTCTATCTTCAGCGGGGACAGCCAGCGAAAGCAAGCGACATCCTGATTGAAGCAAAGCGCGAAGCCGAGGCGCTCAGTCAGTCGGGGGGCATCTTGCTCGCATCGGCCTATCTGGCTTCCGCATGTGCGCAACTTGGAGATGTTCCGCGCGGGTTGGAAATCGCCCGCGCCAGTCAAGCGGTGGCGAAGCAGAAGGGCTATCAAGTGATCGAAGCGTTGGCCCTTCTTTCAGAGGCCGGCATTCTGTCCATGCAGGGCGCGTCCGCCACCGGGGAGGCGATCGCCCGACTTGAGCGAACGATTGAAATCGCCACCAGGCTTGGGACCAGACCCTTGCTGGGGACGGCAAAGGGAATACTGGCCCGCTTGTTGGCCGCCTCGGGCCGGAAGTCCGAGGCGCAAGACGAATTGCTCCAGGCGATAGACCTTTTTGCCAAGTCCAAAATGACTGCCCAACTCGAACGTGCTAAAGCAACGCTCTCCAAGTTCTCGGACTTATGA